One genomic window of Halococcus salifodinae DSM 8989 includes the following:
- a CDS encoding DNA repair exonuclease: protein MTTLLHVSDTHLGKRQYGSDVRRKDFADAFEQAIDIALGTHPEHDNDPVDAVIHTGDLFDRRTPPLPVVRNCIRTLRKLEDGEIPFYGIVGNHERKMDDQWLDLIEETRTASRLNHVPTTVGDVALYGIDSVTKPAWDATEFDLEEPDDGDAFRLLCMHQLLHPPVPEIMADHATAETIEKADLTIDALALGDYHEAEEAVVDGVDVWYPGSTERCSVGEEAPRSVCLLDIEDGTLRRRAIELDTREFRHVAIEFGEDDGYGHAERVIERHDLDGAVALVGLRGERSSVTASAVYDLATERGAAVCKVDDDRGREALDAEHGPSGTVKRPDELIEERLAEASLGGVTRDVEARVRGDNDLGTSHVADWAEERIREAQSTAFDDGDSSGETERNGEAGVADADAATVDDDTVADTDSGTAADGGEDSRLDSWTGTTEHDESGGNETDDGEGRR, encoded by the coding sequence ATGACCACGCTCCTCCACGTGAGCGATACCCACCTCGGAAAGCGCCAGTACGGGAGCGATGTTCGGCGGAAGGACTTCGCAGACGCGTTCGAGCAAGCCATCGACATCGCTCTCGGCACACATCCGGAGCACGACAACGACCCGGTCGACGCGGTAATTCACACCGGTGATCTGTTCGATCGGCGGACGCCGCCGCTTCCCGTGGTCAGAAACTGCATCCGAACGCTCCGCAAGCTAGAGGACGGCGAGATTCCGTTTTACGGCATCGTCGGCAACCACGAGCGGAAGATGGACGACCAATGGCTCGACCTCATCGAGGAGACGCGGACTGCGAGCCGTCTCAATCACGTGCCGACGACGGTCGGCGATGTCGCGCTCTACGGTATCGATTCGGTGACGAAGCCAGCGTGGGACGCCACCGAATTCGACCTCGAAGAACCCGACGACGGGGACGCCTTTCGACTGCTCTGTATGCACCAGTTGCTCCACCCTCCGGTGCCCGAAATCATGGCCGACCACGCGACCGCCGAGACTATCGAAAAAGCGGACCTCACAATCGACGCACTCGCACTCGGCGACTACCACGAAGCCGAGGAGGCGGTCGTCGACGGCGTCGATGTCTGGTATCCCGGTTCGACCGAACGCTGTAGCGTGGGCGAGGAGGCCCCCCGGAGCGTGTGTCTGCTTGACATCGAGGACGGAACGCTCAGACGGCGCGCGATCGAACTCGATACCCGGGAGTTCCGGCACGTCGCCATCGAGTTCGGCGAGGACGACGGCTACGGGCACGCAGAGCGCGTCATCGAGCGCCACGACCTCGATGGAGCGGTCGCGCTCGTCGGGCTGCGCGGCGAGCGGAGTTCGGTCACGGCGAGCGCGGTCTACGACCTCGCTACTGAGCGCGGCGCGGCCGTCTGCAAGGTCGACGACGACCGGGGACGCGAGGCGCTCGATGCCGAACACGGCCCGTCGGGAACGGTCAAGCGTCCGGACGAACTCATCGAGGAACGCCTCGCCGAGGCGTCGCTCGGCGGCGTGACGAGAGACGTCGAGGCGCGCGTTCGCGGCGACAACGACCTCGGGACGAGCCACGTGGCCGACTGGGCCGAAGAGCGCATCAGAGAGGCCCAGTCCACGGCATTCGACGACGGCGATTCGAGCGGCGAGACGGAACGTAACGGGGAAGCGGGCGTCGCCGACGCTGACGCCGCTACGGTTGACGACGACACGGTCGCCGACACCGATTCCGGCACCGCCGCCGATGGCGGCGAAGACTCGCGACTCGATTCGTGGACCGGGACGACGGAACACGACGAAAGCGGCGGAAACGAGACGGACGACGGGGAGGGACGACGGTGA
- a CDS encoding AAA family ATPase, which produces MKIKRLRLENVRSYDDQTVEFPDGVILVHGENGSGKTSLLMGIFGGLFLSKITSVGSNSFTLEDLVRRGEDSACVELVFEVGGTAYTTEWRLHRTSTASTAELTSSALSNPVTGVRDVRAAVVQLVGLDAEDFASSVYVKQGEVDRLIDDEDRTTTIDSLLGLDEIDNHTERMKQARRAAGRVREANAERRRGHQEDRDEYDRDEADFQREITALTDDIEAAEGDVETAEEYLGRLKDHRREKTAALDRYEDLVEKARAKAEQVERVEAKRGEQQSAIEDAESAIEDAEDEIERIEAEIADLGEGVEYDLGDEESAEAAREGVTAALTEASAERATAESKLESAREEHERLVDEREAATETLDELTDERESLRERYESIEERAEAAESAIEEAIGKRDRRAASFLPKPEAADVTDEHREAVGERLDTLCEKREAATNALTEARTKREVKASALEEARAELADLEERLDSLGEQRTTICEEIEAAKAEVEAAEGELAERVENLASDGDELGIAVSIESLGEARNDHLPARRDELTDALGDAKSAIAALNTEERQYTEDLDELRNLGEGGTCPTCGQAVSEAHVEDEIAELEDELADMRERKAAKESEREAIAAERADLDGLRERITETIEYRDDALEARREKLDDLCERESDIDAEVAETSGEADAMGEEIARIEGQLDDFDERIAALETDESEAREGVSTGEAVIEGFETVAERREALEVAETEREDVVDDIRDIENDIEEKQSEVESLDGALDSQRGTVENRETALAEARERVEAVEEAKSTVEGAVERYDTIDDHEATISRATQRIAGAERAIEDFNEQLATLDRELAKVEEELDEHDGRDEIEAEIRETEARIEKREATREEYATRVRRLRDERSKLEIERDNLERLNERIERCERKERWADDVYQEIEMVLSVYQRVKSELREEYLAYINEYTNEVFGKIYKNTGYQQVQIEEIHNERRETYDYAIRLLRDDGARENPTNASGGERAIVNLALRAGIYRLIAEMGGGDRSTLPPFILDEPTTFLDEGHVGQLERMLRTLDDWDVPQVIVVSHDERLIHGADHECAVRKDAATKTSRAEMHVAGQSRGADGGDVGVASGGDD; this is translated from the coding sequence GTGAAGATCAAGCGCCTGCGTCTGGAGAACGTCCGCAGCTACGACGATCAGACAGTCGAGTTCCCCGACGGCGTCATTCTCGTTCACGGCGAGAACGGCTCGGGAAAGACGTCGCTGTTGATGGGGATCTTCGGCGGACTCTTCCTCTCGAAGATCACGAGCGTGGGGTCGAACAGCTTCACGCTCGAAGACCTCGTGCGCCGCGGCGAGGACAGCGCGTGCGTCGAACTCGTCTTCGAGGTCGGCGGCACTGCGTACACCACGGAGTGGCGGCTCCATCGGACGAGCACAGCTTCGACGGCCGAGCTCACCTCCTCAGCGCTCTCAAATCCAGTCACGGGCGTCCGTGACGTCCGCGCGGCAGTGGTCCAGCTCGTCGGGCTGGACGCCGAGGACTTCGCCAGTTCGGTCTATGTCAAGCAGGGCGAGGTCGACCGCCTCATCGACGACGAGGACCGGACGACGACCATCGATAGCTTACTTGGACTTGACGAGATAGATAACCACACCGAGCGAATGAAACAGGCCCGGCGGGCGGCCGGTCGTGTTCGGGAGGCGAACGCCGAACGGCGGCGTGGACACCAGGAGGACCGCGACGAGTACGACCGCGATGAGGCCGACTTCCAACGAGAGATCACCGCGCTCACCGATGACATCGAGGCGGCGGAGGGGGACGTCGAGACGGCCGAAGAGTATCTCGGCAGACTCAAAGACCACCGACGGGAGAAGACGGCTGCGCTCGACCGCTACGAGGACCTCGTCGAGAAGGCGCGGGCGAAAGCCGAGCAGGTCGAGCGCGTCGAGGCAAAGCGCGGCGAACAGCAGTCGGCCATCGAAGACGCCGAAAGCGCCATCGAGGACGCAGAGGACGAAATCGAGCGTATCGAGGCAGAAATTGCCGACCTCGGCGAGGGGGTCGAGTACGACCTCGGTGACGAGGAAAGCGCCGAAGCGGCACGCGAGGGAGTCACCGCAGCGCTTACCGAGGCGAGCGCCGAGCGCGCCACCGCCGAGAGTAAACTCGAAAGCGCACGCGAAGAACACGAACGGCTCGTCGACGAGCGCGAAGCCGCGACCGAGACGCTCGACGAACTGACTGACGAGCGTGAATCGCTCCGCGAGCGGTACGAATCCATCGAAGAGCGTGCCGAAGCGGCTGAATCGGCCATCGAGGAAGCTATCGGGAAACGAGACCGTCGCGCCGCGTCGTTCCTCCCGAAGCCCGAGGCGGCGGACGTGACCGACGAACACCGCGAGGCGGTCGGGGAGCGTCTCGACACGCTCTGCGAGAAGCGCGAAGCGGCGACGAACGCACTGACCGAGGCACGCACGAAACGGGAGGTGAAGGCGTCGGCGCTTGAGGAGGCGCGTGCGGAACTCGCTGACCTCGAAGAGCGCCTCGATTCACTCGGCGAGCAACGTACAACGATCTGCGAGGAGATCGAGGCAGCGAAAGCCGAGGTGGAAGCCGCCGAGGGCGAACTCGCAGAGAGGGTTGAAAACCTCGCGTCGGACGGTGATGAACTCGGGATCGCCGTGTCCATCGAAAGTCTCGGCGAGGCCAGGAACGACCACCTCCCCGCCCGCCGCGACGAACTCACCGACGCGCTCGGGGACGCAAAGAGCGCGATCGCCGCTCTGAACACGGAGGAACGACAGTACACCGAAGATCTCGACGAGCTACGAAATCTCGGCGAGGGCGGGACGTGTCCGACGTGCGGGCAGGCGGTCTCGGAGGCCCACGTCGAGGACGAAATCGCCGAACTGGAGGACGAGCTCGCGGACATGCGCGAGCGGAAGGCGGCCAAAGAAAGCGAGCGAGAGGCGATCGCCGCGGAACGAGCCGACCTCGACGGACTTCGTGAGCGCATCACCGAAACCATCGAGTACCGCGACGACGCTCTCGAAGCGCGTCGAGAGAAACTCGACGACCTGTGCGAACGCGAGAGCGACATCGATGCCGAGGTCGCCGAGACGAGCGGCGAGGCCGACGCTATGGGAGAAGAGATCGCGCGCATCGAAGGCCAGCTCGACGACTTCGACGAGCGCATCGCCGCGCTCGAAACCGACGAGTCCGAGGCGCGCGAGGGAGTCTCTACCGGCGAAGCCGTGATCGAGGGGTTCGAAACCGTCGCGGAGCGCCGCGAAGCGCTCGAAGTGGCCGAAACGGAGCGCGAGGACGTCGTAGACGACATCAGGGATATCGAGAACGACATCGAAGAGAAACAAAGCGAGGTCGAGTCGCTCGACGGCGCGCTCGACTCTCAACGGGGGACAGTCGAGAACCGCGAAACGGCGCTGGCCGAGGCCCGCGAGCGCGTCGAGGCTGTCGAGGAGGCGAAATCGACGGTCGAGGGGGCCGTCGAGCGCTACGACACCATCGACGACCACGAAGCGACGATCTCTCGGGCGACCCAGCGCATTGCGGGGGCCGAGCGGGCTATCGAGGACTTCAACGAACAGTTGGCAACGCTGGACCGCGAGCTGGCGAAGGTCGAGGAGGAACTCGACGAACACGACGGTCGGGACGAGATCGAGGCGGAGATTCGAGAGACGGAAGCACGCATCGAGAAGCGCGAGGCGACGCGCGAGGAGTACGCCACTCGGGTGCGCCGGCTCCGTGACGAGCGAAGCAAACTCGAAATCGAGCGCGACAACTTAGAACGGCTGAACGAGCGCATCGAACGTTGCGAGCGAAAGGAGCGCTGGGCCGACGACGTCTACCAGGAGATCGAGATGGTGCTCTCGGTGTACCAGCGCGTGAAATCCGAACTCCGTGAAGAGTACCTCGCGTACATCAACGAGTACACGAACGAGGTCTTCGGGAAAATCTACAAGAACACCGGCTACCAGCAGGTCCAGATCGAGGAGATCCACAACGAGCGCCGGGAGACCTACGACTACGCGATTCGGCTGTTGCGCGACGATGGGGCCCGCGAGAACCCGACGAACGCGAGCGGCGGCGAGCGCGCCATCGTCAACCTCGCGCTCCGGGCGGGCATCTATCGGCTCATCGCTGAGATGGGTGGTGGCGACCGGAGTACGCTGCCGCCGTTTATTCTCGACGAGCCGACGACGTTCCTGGACGAAGGCCACGTGGGCCAGCTCGAACGAATGCTCCGGACGCTCGACGACTGGGACGTCCCGCAGGTAATCGTCGTGAGCCACGACGAGCGGTTGATTCACGGTGCGGACCACGAGTGCGCCGTGAGGAAGGACGCCGCGACGAAGACGAGCCGCGCCGAGATGCACGTCGCGGGTCAGTCTCGGGGCGCTGATGGCGGGGATGTCGGCGTCGCATCGGGAGGTGACGACTGA
- a CDS encoding DNA double-strand break repair nuclease NurA: MDRNAFGVVRQLFEHIDESVPGEPVSQTEYARRLFSLLGRDGGQVEALGEVDCMKTRTTDLGTWSEDPWAEHTYGLDASTTRPMEYNNGLVVDTANAKLGVSGASGDRALERAGTIRSVVYFDDDESRFFTSAFEDGSGYVDGEVLAVPGTADRAADVTRWISTAAQRLAEGRHALEHAETIDGALFIDGSTYPLGVLYWLMLETVDRMPVPDTWEKPREIVANYVDLVDALYEKDLPVLGVVKTSMTGQVLDALEAKIDRHDLTDEDGHTLDVPWRRDHQFVGEVLRDGSLNHLTYTSWLVHEQSIDGRPFEMFSTVADQLRHGDPADYRRAFFYVRLPKTGGVFRVETPLLMLEDDERRGAIQRKALKEIARSRDVPQAVKRADRIARISPDNRETIREFITSAESYHDYNEDGRWKDIEDPNEVTQ; this comes from the coding sequence GTGGACCGGAACGCGTTCGGTGTCGTCAGACAGCTGTTCGAGCACATCGATGAGAGCGTGCCGGGCGAGCCGGTCTCTCAGACGGAGTACGCCCGTCGCCTGTTTTCCTTGCTCGGGCGTGACGGCGGGCAGGTGGAGGCACTTGGCGAAGTGGACTGTATGAAGACGCGGACGACCGACCTCGGCACGTGGAGCGAGGATCCGTGGGCCGAGCACACGTACGGTCTCGACGCCAGCACCACCCGGCCGATGGAGTACAACAACGGGCTCGTCGTCGATACCGCGAACGCGAAACTCGGCGTCTCGGGTGCGAGCGGCGACCGTGCGCTCGAACGGGCGGGAACGATACGCTCGGTCGTGTACTTCGACGACGATGAGAGTCGCTTTTTCACCAGCGCGTTCGAGGACGGGAGCGGGTACGTCGACGGCGAAGTGCTCGCCGTCCCCGGAACCGCCGACCGAGCGGCAGACGTCACGCGGTGGATATCGACGGCAGCACAGCGCCTCGCCGAGGGCCGACACGCCCTCGAACACGCGGAGACCATCGATGGAGCGTTGTTCATCGATGGGTCGACCTATCCGCTGGGTGTCCTCTACTGGCTCATGCTCGAAACCGTCGACCGGATGCCGGTGCCGGACACGTGGGAGAAACCACGAGAGATCGTCGCAAACTATGTCGACCTAGTCGACGCCCTCTACGAGAAGGACCTGCCGGTGCTCGGAGTCGTGAAGACCTCGATGACCGGCCAGGTTCTCGACGCGCTCGAAGCGAAGATCGACCGTCACGATCTCACCGACGAAGACGGGCACACGCTCGACGTCCCGTGGCGACGCGACCACCAGTTCGTCGGCGAGGTGCTGCGCGACGGGAGCCTGAACCACCTGACGTACACCTCGTGGCTCGTCCACGAGCAGAGCATCGATGGCCGGCCGTTCGAGATGTTCTCGACAGTCGCAGACCAGTTGAGACACGGCGACCCAGCCGACTACCGCCGTGCGTTCTTTTACGTCCGCCTGCCGAAGACGGGTGGCGTGTTTCGCGTCGAGACTCCGCTGCTGATGCTCGAAGACGACGAGCGCCGCGGGGCAATCCAGCGAAAGGCGCTGAAGGAGATCGCCCGGAGCAGGGACGTTCCCCAAGCGGTCAAGCGTGCTGACCGCATCGCCCGCATCAGTCCTGACAACCGCGAGACGATCCGTGAATTCATCACGTCAGCCGAGAGCTACCACGATTACAACGAGGATGGCCGCTGGAAGGACATCGAGGACCCGAATGAGGTAACCCAATGA
- a CDS encoding DUF7346 family protein translates to MDTARMDTTRDDRALALLREIDANGPFAVRTLLSRYDLCESDLHGLCAELRAAGLLAEAEVAGERGYRTTERARKELEQVRKA, encoded by the coding sequence ATGGACACTGCCCGTATGGACACTACCCGGGACGACCGCGCGCTCGCGCTGCTGCGCGAGATCGACGCCAACGGGCCGTTCGCGGTGCGGACGCTGCTGTCGCGGTACGATCTCTGCGAGAGCGATCTCCACGGACTGTGTGCGGAGCTCCGGGCAGCGGGGTTGCTCGCGGAAGCGGAGGTGGCCGGCGAGCGCGGGTATCGAACCACCGAGCGCGCTCGGAAGGAACTCGAACAGGTCCGGAAAGCGTAG
- a CDS encoding DUF7322 domain-containing protein encodes MSDDSPGDSTLDDAGDSLPGTDLGFDVGALDAELGPDDPSVSIPDTSDADASPELLQAFWGSVFALKIGVIAATLGLLFGFFQGRWRLAGLGVAIGLVAFANGYRQYRRYQNR; translated from the coding sequence GTGTCAGACGACTCGCCGGGCGATTCGACACTGGACGACGCCGGCGACTCGCTGCCGGGGACGGATCTCGGGTTCGACGTCGGGGCACTCGATGCGGAGCTCGGGCCCGACGATCCGTCGGTTTCGATCCCCGATACGTCGGACGCCGACGCGTCGCCGGAGCTCCTTCAGGCGTTCTGGGGGAGCGTCTTCGCGCTCAAGATCGGCGTGATCGCGGCGACCCTCGGCCTGCTGTTCGGGTTCTTCCAGGGTCGGTGGCGGCTCGCGGGGCTCGGCGTCGCGATCGGACTCGTGGCGTTCGCGAACGGCTATCGGCAGTACCGACGGTATCAAAACCGCTAA
- a CDS encoding DUF7331 family protein, with amino-acid sequence MSNATDRPDPPARTAAEPSPPAGLETTERYEIDDGVVFYDAANPLAWLEAGHALRLADQI; translated from the coding sequence ATGTCAAACGCTACCGATCGGCCCGACCCGCCCGCACGGACGGCCGCCGAACCGTCGCCGCCGGCCGGCCTCGAAACCACCGAACGCTACGAGATCGACGACGGCGTCGTGTTCTACGACGCGGCGAATCCGCTCGCGTGGCTCGAAGCGGGCCACGCGCTCCGGCTCGCAGACCAGATCTGA